DNA from Nematostella vectensis chromosome 5, jaNemVect1.1, whole genome shotgun sequence:
GTTCCTATGTATGTCATAatgaatatttttcattttacttGCAGGCGATCATCAGATCACAGACAAGATTCTTACGTCTCGAAGGTAAAACGATCGtgcctagtttttttttgttaaatcaGAACCCTTTTAATACCAACATATACTGAAGGTTGctctcctgaaaaaaaataattgaaaagaCTTGGAGCCCTTGTATGACAAGCATTAAAGTGTCGACAAACTTTCCCTTGAACCACTTTATTAGAAttcagaggctccaagcttcgcGGCGAAAACTACTCAGGGTATCCTTCATTAGAAATAGCTCTATATCCTCAGAATGTAGCTAGTCAAAAATAATGGGGGCGAGgatacaaaaagaaaaacaaattatgcGGGTTACATCCACACGACTTTGTGTAAGTTCATTTGTTGTCTGTCCGAGTTCTAAAAGGTCTGACGCTCGCCCGATGTCTCTTTTTTCTAACCAAAGCAGTGGTCCGACAAATCGTAGCTTGTATATATCTGGTCGATGATTCGCCAGTGAAACTCGTGCCATTTTTCCTCTAGTGTTATGCAGTCAGTTGTTGCCCACATACAGATCAACGATGTGGATAGCCCTATCACAATATTGTTGGACGAGCGTAACAGACAGAGGTCTTTGAACCCACACAAGCGATGGTAAGAACACCCGCCCTTCGgaaattctataaaatatgTATGGAAGCTAAACTCCACAAGTTTTTTCCCCctgctttattttttgtatacAGCATATTGCTGCCTTTAGCCTCAGAAAATGTTCGAATGTTAACTAATACTAACGAGTCATTCATCCTATAGGAGCGTCTATCGTGAACTGCTTTTCCTGTCTCTAACTGCCTGCGGATCCGAACACATCGATGTCGGTAATGGTTCAGCCTGCTAGCCTGCTGTTTATTCGGAATTTACTGTTTTTGGAGTTTCCGGATTCCTGTGGAAGAGATTCCACAGGAATCTCGAAAGATTTCAAGAAGAGATTCCCCAGGAATCCCGAAACTCCTAAAACAGTGATTTCCGAATAAACACACCAAAGAGCTGGCTGGAATGCTAAGTAACTCCCAAATTAGTAAGAGTTTCCCTTACAGTACCAGCGGGTTCCTAGCTCTTAGAAATCACACCCATACATATGCTTtattagttttgtctacaaatagcaggtctattgagaaccgaaagtggaccttcggtcGTTGTTGGGGGATGCGTTCGCATTcactccaccccccccccccccctcccctgggtACGGGGCTGGGTTAATACACTATTTCTTATATAAGAACCATTCTTCTGTGGAACCTCGATTTAACGAACCCCTATATAACAAAGTCCTCGGTATAATCAACACTTACCTTCAACCCTGCCAAATTTACGGTAAAACGTATGAAACAGAACCTCGGCATAACGAACCCTCGATATAACGAACAGATGTCCCCAGTCCCTTGGCACTTCGTTAAATGTTAAATCCGAGGTTCCATTGAATAAGAGTGTATCACAACGTTCAGGCGAAAGACAAACCCAAACATGTGAATCATGTGAATATCATGTGAATTCCTCATCCTTTTCTTGTCAAGTCTCTGCCTCATAATATGCTGTACGCCGCTCCTGCATAATACCTCTATTTCCATCGGtaaattcaagcaagtaactgaaATACTTTCAAACATCATTAATGAAGTATCAGATTTTTATGTTTAATGGTAATTGTAAGTTTttccttgcaattagacccttGAAAttccaaatgtaaacaatGACAAAGAAGTTGCTGATTGATGTTCTTTAAATCTTCAGAGGCGTATGACCGCGAGTACCGAAAGTCCTACAAGCGCATCGTGGAGAACAAAGAGTACGTCGACAAACTGTGTACGGAGGACAAACCGCCGTCCGCGCGGGTAGTGTTCTGCAGGCGCTTGTTTACGCCACCCGCACTCCAGCCCAGGCTCCCGCACTTCCTCAACAACATGAACCTGCTATGAGCAGACAGGAAGCCCACGCAAAAGATAGGATCATTTACACGAGCAGACCTTGGTGTGAAAACGGGTAATTGAGCAGGGGTCCCAAAAAAGCACGTTGAGATACCACAGTTCACGCGGAGAAAAGGGCTGTTTACTAAAGCTCAGCGTGGATTTGGATTGGAGACACGCTAGCCCATATTGCTGTAAGGGAGGACAGCATAAGTACCCAAACCTGCTGAaaaacacaggaagcccaagtTGAGGAATGTACCTCTTGCAGAAGCACAGCTTGCTGTAAATTTGGCAACACAGGGATCCCGTGTAGTCTGCATACGGGACATAGCAGGGTTTACATTATTCTTAGCGGTTATACCCAAATAcgacacaggaaacccaagaTCTTTTTCAGAGCCAATGGGACCGTCATGGTAAAAAGTTATACTTGGAgacaacacaggaaacccaagcTCCCCTTCAGAGCCAATTTGGCCCTCAAGGTAAAAAGTTATACTTGGAgacaacacaggaaacccaagcTCCCCTTCAGAGCCAATTGGGCCCTCAAGGTAACAAGTCACACTTGGAgacaacacaggaaacccaagcTCCCCTTCAGAGCCAATTGGGCCCTCAAGGTAACAAGTTATATCCTGAgacaacacaggaaacccaagcTCCCCTTCAGAGCCAATTGGGCCCTCAAGGTAACAAGTTATACTTGGAGACAACACAGGAAACTCAAGGTCCCTTTCAGAGCCAATTGGGCCCTCAAGGTAACAAGTCGCACTTGGAgacaacacaggaaacccaagcTCCCCTTCAGAGCCAATTGGGCCCTCAAGGTAACAAGTCGCACTTGGAgacaacacaggaaacccaagcTCCCCTTCAGAGCCAATTGGGCCCTCAAGGTAACAAGTTATACTTGGAgacaacacaggaaacccaagcTCCCCTTCAGAGCCAATTGGGCCCTCAAGGTAACAAGTTATATCCTGAgacaacacaggaaacccaagcTCCCCTTCAGAGCCAATTTGGCCCTCAAGGTAACAAGTTATATCCTAAgacaacacaggaaacccaagcTCCCCTTCAGAGCCAATGAGGCCCTCAAGGTGTTAAGTTATACCCGGAgacaacacaggaaacccatgaCCTGCTTCAGGGCGAATGATACAACTGTTGATACTGCTGACTGGGAGAGTACGAGGCTGACCGCTGACCGTAACAGTGCGTTCCGCGTCTGTCAACTTCTAGCCTTGTATAGCTAATGAAGACTTTAACATTACTATAATTTACAAAAGGGATCTTGTATTCTACATATCAAGATTTGATAGGTACACAGTCTTTACAAATTTATGCGTagattttccattttttactGCCTTTAATCTCTCCTATTTTAGCTATCTTGAATTCAACCTTAGTAGCATCCTAGAGTTAGATTTAATAGTTTATTTATCATTACTTAAAAATCCATATTTTATCTTATCTTTGTGGCTTGTCATTCTTGCACGACATATTTCTGGTGCAGGACATCTCAAACTATTGTGAAACAGATCTGTGATTGGTGCGTGAAACATCAGTGATTGGTGTGTTATAAATCTTTGATTGGTGCGTGGTCCATAAACTCTGATTGTAACGTCACACCTTTGACTGTTGTGAATATATTATCATTAAAACCCAACTGGAAGTCCACCACATAGTGCAATACACTTTGATAGGATGTAATATAATAGTGAAATAGTactgtttaaaaaatgttgaaatattttgcTCGTTTTTGTATTGTATCTGTACATTTGACAGGCTAGTTGGATGCTTTTTAAAGCATTTATCTAGCCCTTGAGATGTTCCAGAAATAGTTCCCAACGGAGGAGATTCTCTCAGAGGTCTTGAAGGGGTTTCTCGAGTTACAGTGATTGTATGGAAACAAAATGTAGTTCCCAATTTCCTCCGTTGGCTGGGACTATTATATAACTGCTTTTCATGGAACCATACATAATTGTTTAAAATAACGACGACCCATGCATAATATATGCTATCTATAATCTCTAGAGGATGTCCTTATGCGAAATGAGATGACAGGAGAATTTAGAGAAATAAAAGTTATCAACTAAATAAATGTTCTAGTTTTCTTACTATATATAAGAAAACTATAATATAATAGCCTAGTTTATTAGCAATGAACGACTCAGTTCATTCAAGGAAAATGTTTAATTAAACATAATTACccagcctgcgtagcaagcgtttctgggGAGTTTCGAGCGAAGAATATGGCCGCGCAAAGAATGGGAAGAGAGTTTCctcttctcccctcccccttctcttTTTTGCTCTCGCCCCATTTTTCACGCGGCCATATTACTCGCTCACTCTCTTTTCCTgctgaaactccacagaaacgcttgctaaaCAGACTAATATTTACCTGGATGAACTGAGTCGTTCATTTCTAAACTATACTATTATATTATACTAGTGGTTACCCGTGAAATATTTTAATCCTTCAATGTATATGGCTTCCTGGTGCTTTAGGGGAATAGTATGCGTCGTCGTAGGTTTGTTTACACATCTTCCGAAATTGTCTAGATTTTCCCTGTACGATGATATTTTTAGGGATAGGCTTATTACTGTATACTTTTAGTGTGTTTTTCTTGAGAGACACGAAGGTCTGAAGGTCATTAGTCCTTTAGCTCCgggaaataaattatttttgtgcttCTGTGGAATcttgaaaatggcgccttTGTGAGTGTGATCCTCTCGCTTACAAAAACGCACGAATTAGAACTTTTCTATCCGATAgaatcttgaaataaaaaccatTTTGTACACCTCCTCTCCGGAAATGTGTGGAAATGGCGTGGTTTCGGAGTTTTCTAGCTTAGCCGTTTTTTCGTAAAAGGTATACTATTTATGAAAGTAGACGGTTATAAGAAGACAATGCCGTAGCAGACctctaaatgttttttttttttttttttgggggggggggggcacggccacgcccctaccgctcatttccttatactttttgaaaatattgagggggagggggaacgTGCCCcacccagtgccccaccccctgctacgggtCTGGAAGATTATTATAAGCACGAGGAATTTGTCTTTCTTGAACCTTTCGACTTCATAAAGCGGCCACACGTAGAAGAGGCATCACACTTCTATTAGGTATCAATAGTCATATAAGCCACCTTAAAGTCCCTGCAACTTCATAACACGGCCACACTCCTTCTCAACTATCTGCGCATGCTCAAGCTTCATCTCTCTCCTCCAATGATGTAACGTGTTGCTGGTCAGCCCAACATTGGCGAGCGTGTTTGCCTTATGATGTGGCAGAAACATAGTCTCTTTCACCCGAACTCCTGCGAACTGAAACAATTCCCGAAGGTAAGAGGTGTCCGATAACAGTCGTTCGACAGACACGAGTTTGTATCGATCAGGAGGAAGCTCGCTATTCATATTCAATAGCATACGCATGCACAATCGATACGCAGTCGTTTTGACATCGAAATGGCGCGAGTGATTACTCGTTTCAAGCGTGCTATAACTCGTTAGCAGCGAGTTTATAACTTCCCGGGGATCCCGTACTACGTGGACAAGTTTCAAGCGGTATGGTTTGACGCTGTTCTGAGATATTGACGTAAGATCGGACAAGGAATTCACGAAGACAGACTGCGCCACAACGAGGTTACTATGGCGACATGAACAtgtgagccaatcagaaggcTTTTTATCTCGGTGGGTTGCATTCAGAAAACACGATGCAAAACTCGCGGATTTGTGCCTTCGAATACTTTCATTTGTAACGTTTGAAAGTAGAAGTTCACTTTCTTTGAAACGGCATCTGAATAAATTATCCAATAGAACATCCAGAAGAGGGTAGCCAACCGTAGGCACGTACTTCATGTAATACGACATTGGGCGGAGAATATCCGGCAAGTATAGCGCTTCCGAACCTTGCCCGAGAAGTCTGCCGACGCTCTCCGATAACATTCCGGGAGCTCCGATTACCAGAACCGCATCCCGACGAATGATGGAGTTAGGTTCTCGCAAGAAATCCTGCACGCCTACTATCCTTGAACTCAGCTCGCGTAAATCCCGGAATTCTTCCGAGCAAGTATCGACAATAGACAAGTCCAAATTTTGAATTTTGCGGGCATATCTTCCGAAGGAAGTTGCAAAGTCGATGAATTCAATTCCTACCAAAACAAAGGCGACAAAGGCTAGGCAACGTGCGAAAAAATGCCCAAATGGCTTCGATAACAAGCTGCACATGCTCTGTTTGTCCATCTGCTGACCCATTGGTTTCTTATGAAGAATTCCGTACTGGCAAGAAAAGAACCAAGTAACGTTTACCAGAAGAACGGAGGTATCCCCCTCTGATTGCAACAACGTTTATGGCCTAAGAATCAATGGGTAACAATGGAAAAGATGGCTTGGCCAGTAAACGTCTTGAAGTTTCTTCTGGCTCTTGACAGTAATCACGTGGATCACGGGGTGTGTGAAAATACGACATGCATCATCGACTCCATTGAAATATTCCTTGGGCTATATAGTTATTTCAACGCATAGTTCCAggaaataatgataaaaacccATATCGCCTTCCTTTCTCCATGATCTTCCAGGACTAAATTTACACAAATTAAAGGTCGTCACGGTTTAGTCTTGACTGTTGTGACCACTGATTCACACACATTAAAGGTCGTCACGGTTTTTGGGTCTTGACTGTTAGGACCACTGAACCGAGCAAAGGGCCAACCCCAATAAGTCACCACTCAGCCCTGGGACAATCAAGAAAGTCTCTTCCCGAAGAAATATAGTACACGGTAAAGGAAAGGTAAAGGATGATCTGGCCGATAACGATTGCTCCTTATATATGGATTTGCCGTCTTGATTTGTGACGGTTTTGGAAACCTGCTGAACGTTGCCATGGAAACACAGGTGACCCTTGTCAATCTGCCGGTTTAACACGGGTTACATAAGTGAGTATCGCAGGGAACGTACGGAGAGACGAGGGATCGGTTTCCGTTATATCGAAGCGAGGGAAaaatttcattattattatttttttttttgggggggagggtcaTTTTTATGCATGCAGCTCACGTTTTTTCATGATAGTCTGTGTATTCTTGATAAGGCAAATGAAAAATCATagaatacaaaaataaaagaaaataacaaacCGTTAATAATTTCCCGGTATGTGTAATGATGAAGGCCCGTGGGAAAAGGCCTTGCTTGAGTCCTTCTTCAGGTCCGAAACGTTGACAAAATATCTCGATCCTGTTTTTGTCCTTCATTTTATTAATTGACATTTCCTCCTTTTCAATTTGACAATTGAATCTACTCCGGATTGAGAAACGTCGCTGTTTGTTCTTCTTTTCATTTATAATCCCAATCAACTGATCAAAATGTATTCTGTTACAAATTCAGAATTTATTTGACGGACGGGAGAATAGAAGCggttttgacaaaaaaatgagTGACGAGAGTTCtcatcgtgaaaaaaaaaatatatatatatataatgctcgtcaggcccgtacccagggaggggggggggggggggtgctggTGGTACGAACGCACCTCCCTCTctccccccacaacggccgaaagtccacttttggttctcaagaCGTGccatttgtagacaaaactaaaaatcataagccagatcactctggtatgtagccaaatccgagaataaacgtcccgtgtcCCGTGGAGATGATGATAGACTTTATTAAAGTGTCGGAGACCGTCTAGCTCAGGAAACGAAGTCCCGGACTAATAGTAGTTTGAGTTCATTAGtgtcatttattatttcaccATGCACATAAAGAGCTGCGTTTTTTTCGGCGATTACCAGTAAAATGTAAATAACCTGatacttttttaaattgcCGGCTAGGAGGTTTGAATCGTACCACTGAGTAGCATGGTCTGCACTCACTCTGAGATCTGAAATCAAGGTGCTAAGATCGCTTCCAGTGTAATAAATCTGATGATCATCAGCATACATGGATAAACTTCCATCAATGTGATAGCATAGGTCGTTCTGGAAAATATTCCATAATAGTGGACCTAGAGCAGAACCCTGTGGACATCCCCGATTGATATTCTTGTATTAGCTGACATGGCGGCCTAGGCGCACCCGGTTATTCCTTTCAGAAAGGTAGCTACCCAGTAGTGCTATCAAGTTCTCTTGGAAGCCGTAAGCTTTAAGCTTACTCAGAAGCAGTGGTGGATGAAGTGAATCAAAGGCTTTAGACATATCTGTTGAAAGGATGCTAACTGACAGTTTATTATCCCTTGCTTTTTTTCCAGCCTTCTATTAGATTGATCAGGGTCGTCTCACAGCTGTGTGATTTTCTGTATGCCGAGGAGTTAGTGAAAAAGTGTCTTTCAAAACCCTCTGCAGCATATAAGCTTTTCAAAGACCTTATCAACACAAGTCAAAACAGTAATGGGTCTATAGTTCTCCTTTGAATATTTCTCGTCTTCCTTGAATACCAGGGTCCAATCACCGAGCTTCCATGAGCCAGGCCACACCTTTGACTTGATGCATGAATTAAAAAGAGAAGAGGTCTAGCAAGCTCCGTTTCACCTATTTTTAGAAGTTTAGGGGGAATGGCATCACACCCAGCCGCTTTTCCAGGTTTAAGGGAGTGAAGTTACCTTAAAACCTGGCCTCCCGTGACAGGTCGCAGCTCACGGCAAGGAGTGGTGTTAGAACACACATCCAAGATGCGTATTGTGCTGGGATGATCCATGAAATCGTCAGGTGAAGACAATTTAGCCTTGTCGCCACCGATACCGTCTGCAATGGTGGAAAAGTAATCAGTATCTCAGCTACGCGACTTTGGTCTttatactgcaaaggcataaagaaaccctttttgttctttcggaggtggttagatttttatcagagaacttcCTCCCtcccactccccccccctcccccatggaAAATTAGGTacgtttttttcaaaatttagcttCGCTTTGTGCAGTATTAAAAACCCATTGATTAACATCTATGCCAAAACTTACCTTTTCATGAGAGAATCTAATTTGATttaggctgggccgttcttatttttggatgGATCATTTTCTCACTGGATGAAGTCGATAAAAAATCGGAATTTTCCGACTCTTTTCCGAAAAATCTTCGGGATTGCGAAAGAGCTCACGAAAAACACACGCCATCTTTTTGGCCACGTTCTACGCGAGATTCAAAAGTCTTCCGGTAGTGTGTGCACTTTGGTTGGGGATAACACCAAACTGTCATCTCTAAATCCCCCAAAATGAGCACTGTAGAATCATACGGGCCTGCTTCACAAACTCTCACTTTCTTAGACACTGAGGAAGCAGATTTTGGCGCCGACACACAAGGAAGTGAGTACGAATTTCACGACTTTACAGTCCCTTCGCAGACACAAACGCAATCACAAGCGTCGCAACCAGAACCAAACCAACCGATTGTGCTAAACGGAACCGTCATagagaagaaagaaaatgtccTAGCTAACGGTCCAGCCAATTCCGAAGCTAAAGACGGCGTCTCTAAGGTAGCGAACTCTTTGGGTGAGCTGAACTtcgaagaagaagaagacgaGACTTTTTACCAAAAAGATCTCCCAGCACATGCTTGCAGGTGTGTTATTTGAACTGCTATCTCTTTAAAATATCGGGTCTCAATTAGAAAAATATCGCTCCAGTAGACACAGCTTTCATACTTCCTTTGGTAACCCCAAATAAATACTCTTGGTAAGTTAATTGGTGTATTTCAAGGGTGTTTAGGGGATTTAAACAGGACTAACCCCGGGAAAAGTAGTCCCACTAAATCCTCGCAAAATTATATGTATTTTAACAAACCGTCTCTTGTAATTGTGTTAAGTTTGATTCATCATATTTTTCTTGTCCATTTATTTccagtttgtttttattgtatatGATGCGTCACTTGatctttcaaaattattgagGTTGCTGTAGTTAGAAGATAGCTACATTCAAATGAATTAAAATCCTATCCAATTTGGAAGTTTGATTATATTAATTCGATATTTTAGATAACTTTTTATAGATAATATGCATTTTTTCTTATCTCTTTGATATTGGCCTTTAATTTGCATTTGGTTTGCATTGGCTTTGGTTTGCAACTGATGTTTATACTTGCTTAGATGTAATTAGCTCTCCTGAAAAGGACTTCCATGTCTGATAGTTACACTATTAAAAGAGTTCATCACTTGTTTGTTCTTATCTTCCACCACAAAGTGACAAGTGAAAAgcaaaatgaaatgaaatctTTGGTGTTCGTAGCACAAATTACCATCCCAACACATGATCAACTCTGCTTTTCTTGTGACTACATTAACTTGTAAGAGCTGCTTTGTGCAGTTAACAAGTGTAAgcgtaagcactgtcactaaAGATAGTATCACAGGCCAGGGTCcatcagcattttttttttaagtcatcAATACAGGCTAATGTTGAGCAGTGAGAGACTTAAACCCTCCTCTCAGATCTTTCTGTGTAGCTCGTTTACTTTGCTCTACATCAATCTCTGCTGAAACAAGCTAATTTTGCAACCCCAAAATTGACCAATCACAGCGAACCATCTAGATTTTGGTGGCTAGGTCCAAAGCCCCGCTCGCTAACTTGCTCTTTTCTTTTGCGGACTTGAATG
Protein-coding regions in this window:
- the LOC116601854 gene encoding uncharacterized protein LOC116601854, which produces MGQQMDKQSMCSLLSKPFGHFFARCLAFVAFVLVGIEFIDFATSFGRYARKIQNLDLSIVDTCSEEFRDLRELSSRIVGVQDFLREPNSIIRRDAVLVIGAPGMLSESVGRLLGQGSEALYLPDILRPMSYYMKYVPTVGYPLLDVLLDNLFRCRFKESELLLSNVTNESIRRHKSASFASCFLNATHRDKKPSDWLTCSCRHSNLVVAQSVFVNSLSDLTSISQNSVKPYRLKLVHVVRDPREVINSLLTSYSTLETSNHSRHFDVKTTAYRLCMRMLLNMNSELPPDRYKLVSVERLLSDTSYLRELFQFAGVRVKETMFLPHHKANTLANVGLTSNTLHHWRREMKLEHAQIVEKECGRVMKLQGL